The following is a genomic window from Bacteroidota bacterium.
AGTATTTTTTGCGTCTCTGTGCCTTAGTGTGAAACGCATTTCTCGCAAAGACGCAAAGTCGCCAAGTTTTAAGGCAAAGAACAGCACATTTCCGAGTACCTCATTTTAACTCATTGTTTTTCAATGTAATGATATTCTCTTACGCTGCGCTGCACTGAGTAATAATATGAAGCAGTTTCCCGTTATAACCCCTTTTTATTACTTGCGAAACTTCAATAAAATAACAAACAGGTAGTTCCAAAAATGTAATTTCATTCATCATCTAAAGTGAAAAAAATAATCCTAATTTTGATCTTTAATTTACTAAAACTTGGACTATGATCAATTTAAAATCCTTAACCTTTAAATCCTGCAGCATTGTTATGTTTTCATTTTTATCTCTGATAGCCAGACCGCAGGGAAAAGCATTCCTGTTTTCCTATTTCACCGGGAACGGGGAAGATGGCCTGCACCTGGCGTACAGCACTGACGGATTAAAATGGCAACCTCTGAACAACGGCAAATCATATCTGGCGCCGACCATTGGGAAGGACAAACTGATGCGCGATCCCTGTATCCGGCAGGACAAAAGCGGAGTGTTCCAATTGGTTTGGACCAGCGGCTGGTGGGACAATGGAATTGGTTATGCCTCATCGCCCGATCTGATGAACTGGTCCGAAGAAAAAGAAATTCCTGTGATGCAGCAGGAACCCCAGGCTAAAAACTGCTGGGCACCTGAAATTTGCTACGATCCTAAGCATAAAGATTATCTTATTTTCTGGGCCACGACCATTACCGGACGATTTCCGGATCTCGCCTCTTCAGAGCGGGAAAAAGGGCTCAACCACAGAATCTATTATGTAAGTACCAAAGATTTTAAGACATTCAGTCCGACTAAACTTTTCTTTAATCCGGCTTTCAATGTAATTGATGCCACCATCATTCGGAAGGATAAATTTTTCTTTTTGATAGTAAAAAACGAAAATTCTAAACCTGCTGAAAAAAATATCCGTACAACAAAGTCGAAACATGCAGCAGGCCCCTATCCTGTTGAAGTATCTGCGCCAATTACAGGCAAATACTGGGCCGAAGGGCCATCGGCATTGCAGGTAGGCGATTATGTCTACGTTTACTTTGATAAAT
Proteins encoded in this region:
- a CDS encoding glycoside hydrolase family 43 protein; translated protein: MFSFLSLIARPQGKAFLFSYFTGNGEDGLHLAYSTDGLKWQPLNNGKSYLAPTIGKDKLMRDPCIRQDKSGVFQLVWTSGWWDNGIGYASSPDLMNWSEEKEIPVMQQEPQAKNCWAPEICYDPKHKDYLIFWATTITGRFPDLASSEREKGLNHRIYYVSTKDFKTFSPTKLFFNPAFNVIDATIIRKDKFFFLIVKNENSKPAEKNIRTTKSKHAAGPYPVEVSAPITGKYWAEGPSALQVGDYVYVYFDKYTEHKYGAVRSKDMIHWEDISDQVSFPAGTRHGSAFKVSKNVLDKLLNHTSPD